The following nucleotide sequence is from Burkholderia gladioli.
GAGGGCGCCAGCGTGCTGCTGTTCTCGAGCGACCTGATCGAGCTGCTCGGCATCACCGACCGCGTGCTGGTGATGGCGCGCGGCCGCCTGGTTCGCGAACTCGTCACGCGCGACACCAACCGCCACGAACTGCTCGCCTGGGCCACCGGCGCGCGCGGCGGCGATGCCTTCGAGCGCAGCCAGGCACGCAGCGAGGTGGCGGCATGAGCAAGGTCCTCGACGCCCGGCCCGACGCGGCCGCCAGCGGCGACGCGCCGGCCACGCCGCGCCCGGGCCGCCGCCTGCCGCTGCCCGGCGCGCAATGGTGGCTGCGCAGCGGCGCGGCGCTCGCCTTCGCCGCCGTGCTGGCGGTGTTCGCGCTCAGCTCGCCGCTGTTCCTGACACTCGCCAATCTCGCCAACGTGGTCCAGCAATCGGCCGTGGTCGGCCTGCTCGGCTTCGGCCTGACGGTGGTGCTGATCGGCGGCGGCGCGGACCCGATCCGCGGCGGCCTCGACCTGTCGGTGGCCGCCAACCTCGGCTTGTGCGCCGCCGTGTACGCCGTCTCGCTGCGCGCCGGCATCTCGCCCGGCCTGGCGCTCGCGCTGACGCTGGCGGCCGGCGCGGCGGTCGGCGCGCTCAATGCCTTCGCGGTGATCGTGCTGCGCATCTACCCGCTGCTCGCCACGCTCACCACCATGAACCTGTGCGCCGGCTTCGAGCTGGTGCTCACGCAGAACACCTCGGTGCCGGCCAGCTCGCCGCTGCTCGCCT
It contains:
- a CDS encoding ABC transporter permease — protein: MSKVLDARPDAAASGDAPATPRPGRRLPLPGAQWWLRSGAALAFAAVLAVFALSSPLFLTLANLANVVQQSAVVGLLGFGLTVVLIGGGADPIRGGLDLSVAANLGLCAAVYAVSLRAGISPGLALALTLAAGAAVGALNAFAVIVLRIYPLLATLTTMNLCAGFELVLTQNTSVPASSPLLAFLLGDGIAGVPTLALALLAAAAVFALLIHRTPFGLRLHAVGAHPEAARAAGLRVNRAIAASYVLSGLAAALAALANLALLSGSSPGAGDNLLTVVAAALLGVVFSRRLVPTIPGTLLAVLFIGVIGNGFQLDNVSSYWVNGVEGVLILFVVATTAIVRRRHAGSRAHD